The sequence CATGCGCAACTGCAACCATGACCGACAAACTTGCCGAAATCATCGCCACCAAACACACCGAGGTGGAAGCACTGCTGCCACGCGCCGCTCACCTCCGCGCCGCAGCACTCCAGCGCAACGATTTTCGCGGCTTCCGTGCCGCCCTCGACCGCGGGCCGTCCCAGCTTGCTCTCATCGCGGAGGTCAAGAAAGCCTCGCCGTCCGTCGGGCTGATCGATCCGGACTTCGACCCCATCCGCCAGGCCGGGCGCTACATCGATGGGGGCGCATCCTGCCTCTCCATCCTCACCGATGAGAAGTATTTCCAAGGATCGCTCGGCTATCTGTCGAAAATCTCCGAATTCTCCCCAATCCCCCTGCTGCGCAAGGATTTCACCATCCACGAGACCCAGATCCATGAGGCGGTCATCGCAGGCGCGGATGCCATCCTGCTCATCGTTGCCGCGCTCGATGATGAACTCATGCGCCGGCTCTACGACGAGGCGAAATCCTTCCAGCTCGATGTCCTCGTGGAAGTCCACGACCTCCCTGAAATGGAGCGCGCCCTGGAACTCGGCGCGGATCTGATCGGCATCAACAACCGCAACCTCAAGACTTTCGAGGTCGACATGGCCACCACCGAGCGCCTGGCCGAGGAAGTGCCGGATGATGTGATCCTCATTTCCGAAAGCGGGATCAAGACCCATGAGGATGCCCTCCGTGCGCTCAACGCCGGGGCGAACGCCCTGCTCATCGGCGAGACACTGATGCGCGCCGATGATCCCTCCCGCGCCATCGAGGGCTTCATGGAACTGAGCCTCTAGCCCACCCCGATCAGGTCGCGGGGGCGAGACGCTGCAATGCCCGGCCAAGGATGAAGGCCAGCGGGGGCAGGAAAACCGCGATCGAGAACATCGGGTCGAAGGCGGCTACCCTTCCCAATCCCAGCCAGATCAGAGCCATTGGCAAAAGGATCACCCAGTCCACCAGCGGGATGCCGGCCAGCAAGGCCGAAACATGGGACGGAACTGGCGACTGGTATTTCGTGAGGCACAGCGCCATCCATATCGAAAACGGCACCAATCCGACCCAGCCCACGTTCGGCATGATCAAGATGGGGAGCACGGCGGCGATCAGGCCTGTGGCCGCCAGCAGCAGCATCGACCTGTGCTTCATCTCACCCGGCACCTCCGCCCGGGATTCCCACCGCGCACTCATCGAAAGCACGACGATGTAGAGAAGCAGGGCCAGCGCCGGCAATAGGGCTGGCCCGGCGATGCTGCCGCGCATCGCCACGTAGCCGAGCACAGGCAGGCAGGCGCGGCACAAACCCATCGGGATCACCGACCATGCGGCGGTTTTGTGGA comes from Akkermansiaceae bacterium and encodes:
- the trpC gene encoding indole-3-glycerol phosphate synthase TrpC, translated to MTDKLAEIIATKHTEVEALLPRAAHLRAAALQRNDFRGFRAALDRGPSQLALIAEVKKASPSVGLIDPDFDPIRQAGRYIDGGASCLSILTDEKYFQGSLGYLSKISEFSPIPLLRKDFTIHETQIHEAVIAGADAILLIVAALDDELMRRLYDEAKSFQLDVLVEVHDLPEMERALELGADLIGINNRNLKTFEVDMATTERLAEEVPDDVILISESGIKTHEDALRALNAGANALLIGETLMRADDPSRAIEGFMELSL
- a CDS encoding UbiA family prenyltransferase — translated: MRPGSKINALLSTARIANVPSVVSNLGVGVLLGSVESGADFSWPWLLMVAAVLFYVAGNFLNDWADRDWDIANRPERALPRRLFWPHEYLNFASAGIAVGMILAGIHGWGAVIVSAVLVSLIALYTKIHKTAAWSVIPMGLCRACLPVLGYVAMRGSIAGPALLPALALLLYIVVLSMSARWESRAEVPGEMKHRSMLLLAATGLIAAVLPILIMPNVGWVGLVPFSIWMALCLTKYQSPVPSHVSALLAGIPLVDWVILLPMALIWLGLGRVAAFDPMFSIAVFLPPLAFILGRALQRLAPAT